CTCTGGCAGTGAAGTCCCCTTTCTAGGGCTTGATTCCGACAAGAATTGCTGTCGCTAGCGGCTCTGAGGCTTGGTTTTGATGCAGACGGGGCCGTTGACTAGAGCCTGACAAGCGAGGCGATAGCTGTCAGCTTTTTTGCGAAGCTTTCGGTCCTCTACATCGGTCCGAGGAGAGAGGTTTTCCATGCCTTCTAGAACCTCAACAATGCAGGTCCCGCATTGGCCATAGCCGCCACAGTTCATCATTTTGCCCATCAGGGTATAGATGTCTATGCCGTTTTCCAGAGCTTTGATTCTCAGGTTGGCCCCTTCAGCAACAACAATTTCTTTCTCTTCTTTTGCAAACTGAATGCTGGCCATGCTGGTTTTTCCTGTCGGTGCTGGTTTTGCGGACTGCGTCATGAGTTTATCCTCCTTTCCTAGACCTTATTGTTTTTAACTTTTATTTCTATATGTTTACTTATGTAACTCTCGATTTGCTACTGAAATCCTCACGTCTTGCCACGAACCCTAACAGTAGTTACACTTCTTTATACACTTTCATTTTTACAAGCGTACTGTCAAACTGTCTGCGTTGCTTGGTTTCAGTGGCTAGATTCTGGGTAAGGCAGGCAGTTTTGTATCTTTAGCCAGGTTAGATCTGGTAGCTTTACCAGTATCTGATTCGTTAAAAAACGCTGAAACAGCCGTTGAAGTAGGAATACACAGAGGAGGAGCGTAGTCAATGGGACTACCTTGGTACCGAGTACACACAGTCGTCCTGAATGATCCAGGCCGACTGATTGCTGTGCACCTCATGCACACCGCTCTGGTTGCGGGCTGGGCTGGCTCAATGGCGCTTTATGAGCTGGCAATTTTTGATCCTAGCGATCCCGTCCTCAGCCCTATGTGGCGGCAGGGCATGTTCGTGATGCCATTCATGGCCCGCTTGGGTGTGACCCAATCCTGGGGTGGATGGAGCATTACGGGTGAAACTGCTGTTAACCC
This genomic stretch from Geitlerinema sp. PCC 7407 harbors:
- a CDS encoding 2Fe-2S iron-sulfur cluster-binding protein — translated: MASIQFAKEEKEIVVAEGANLRIKALENGIDIYTLMGKMMNCGGYGQCGTCIVEVLEGMENLSPRTDVEDRKLRKKADSYRLACQALVNGPVCIKTKPQSR